In a genomic window of Sutcliffiella sp. FSL R7-0096:
- a CDS encoding spore germination protein codes for MSSLLDSLKDKLSDSDDFFVIEEEFHQTKFEVIGVRSLVDIAKSLELIEKHVTTATLMHKEVLDYLISNGKKMSKEQEIITAVLEGELILVFNDCEEFVVSVEPIRVSLSRPVEQPTNGSVLQGPLNSFNEERLVNIGILRKSMVSDQLRVKDFMIGKRLKKNISISYDAKSVDKKLLQKTIELLENGSELELQSIQDVMKVLKLSPWSAVGRIHATEIPQQAASCLMKGKVVVFIDGFPFAYILPSTFWDIFILENDKNFPMPITVSIRVLRLIGVMIALIAPGLYVALVAVNPEVLRIELALSIAQSRNGVPYPALVEIILMLVILELIVEASVRLPKSIGPTITMVGGIILGQAAVDAQLVSNLLIIVLAATTIANATVIGYQNLITIRMLKYTILILASLFGVLGIMAGVFLICGYFASITTLGVPYLNMDFSKGDINSG; via the coding sequence ATGAGCTCTCTATTAGACTCCTTAAAGGATAAATTAAGTGATAGTGATGATTTCTTTGTAATAGAAGAGGAATTCCATCAGACCAAGTTTGAGGTTATTGGTGTACGGAGTCTAGTTGATATAGCCAAATCATTGGAACTGATTGAAAAACATGTGACGACAGCGACCCTCATGCATAAAGAAGTACTGGACTACTTAATCAGTAATGGAAAGAAAATGAGCAAAGAACAGGAAATCATCACTGCGGTTTTAGAAGGTGAATTGATACTAGTTTTCAATGATTGTGAAGAATTCGTGGTAAGTGTAGAACCAATAAGAGTGTCATTGAGCAGACCGGTGGAGCAACCTACGAATGGCAGTGTTTTGCAAGGTCCATTAAACTCTTTCAATGAAGAAAGGTTAGTGAATATTGGGATACTCAGAAAAAGTATGGTATCCGATCAGCTCCGTGTGAAAGATTTTATGATAGGCAAAAGACTGAAGAAAAATATATCGATCAGCTACGATGCCAAAAGTGTAGATAAAAAGCTTTTACAAAAAACAATAGAACTGTTAGAGAACGGGTCAGAGCTAGAATTGCAATCGATACAGGATGTGATGAAAGTACTGAAACTTTCTCCTTGGAGTGCGGTGGGTAGAATTCATGCAACAGAAATACCCCAACAAGCCGCTAGTTGTTTGATGAAAGGGAAAGTGGTTGTTTTTATAGATGGTTTTCCGTTTGCTTATATACTGCCGAGTACTTTTTGGGATATTTTTATTTTAGAAAATGATAAAAACTTTCCTATGCCGATTACTGTTTCCATTCGGGTATTAAGATTAATCGGAGTGATGATTGCGTTAATAGCTCCTGGATTATATGTTGCTCTGGTTGCTGTCAACCCGGAGGTCTTACGGATTGAATTGGCCTTATCAATTGCACAAAGCCGAAATGGTGTCCCATATCCTGCTTTGGTGGAAATCATCCTGATGTTGGTGATTTTGGAGTTAATCGTAGAAGCAAGTGTCCGCCTGCCTAAAAGTATCGGGCCGACCATCACCATGGTAGGGGGGATTATCCTTGGGCAAGCAGCAGTTGATGCTCAATTGGTCAGCAATCTACTCATCATAGTGTTGGCAGCAACAACCATTGCCAACGCGACCGTCATCGGCTACCAGAATTTGATCACCATTCGGATGTTGAAGTATACCATTTTGATTTTAGCATCTTTATTTGGTGTTTTAGGTATCATGGCGGGAGTGTTTTTGATTTGTGGATATTTTGCCAGTATAACAACACTTGGCGTGCCGTATTTAAATATGGATTTTTCTAAGGGTGATATAAATAGTGGATAA
- a CDS encoding DUF2975 domain-containing protein, translated as MIRETLFLKIAVFLIGAPVLALCIFFLPWVPKEGAEFFPKLAFMQYPFLIGVSATAIAFFMALYQALKLLSYIDKNNAFSELSVKALKTIKYCAVIISSIYVLFLPLFYIIGEVDDAPGIIVLGLVIIFASAVIAVFAAVLQKLLKNAIDIKSENDLTV; from the coding sequence ATGATACGCGAAACACTTTTTTTGAAAATTGCAGTGTTCCTTATCGGAGCTCCTGTACTTGCTTTATGTATCTTCTTTTTACCTTGGGTACCAAAGGAAGGTGCGGAATTTTTTCCAAAATTGGCGTTTATGCAATACCCATTTCTAATCGGTGTGTCTGCCACCGCCATTGCCTTTTTCATGGCATTGTATCAGGCCTTAAAATTGTTAAGCTATATTGACAAGAACAATGCATTTTCCGAGCTATCTGTAAAAGCGTTAAAAACAATTAAATATTGCGCAGTCATTATTAGCTCGATATATGTTCTATTTCTTCCACTCTTTTACATCATCGGTGAGGTAGACGACGCTCCGGGTATCATCGTACTCGGTCTGGTCATCATTTTTGCTTCTGCGGTGATTGCGGTATTTGCAGCCGTTCTTCAAAAGCTCCTGAAGAATGCCATTGATATAAAATCAGAAAATGATTTAACAGTCTGA
- a CDS encoding helix-turn-helix transcriptional regulator, producing the protein MAIIINVDVMLAKRKMSVTELSERVGITMANLSILKNGKAKAIRFSTLEAICKALDCQPGDILEYRSDDEEIQNG; encoded by the coding sequence ATGGCGATTATTATAAATGTGGATGTAATGTTGGCAAAACGGAAAATGAGTGTGACAGAACTATCCGAGAGGGTAGGGATTACAATGGCTAACCTCTCTATCTTAAAAAATGGAAAGGCTAAGGCTATACGTTTTTCTACTTTGGAGGCTATCTGTAAGGCGTTGGATTGTCAGCCTGGAGATATCTTAGAATATCGAAGTGATGATGAGGAAATCCAAAATGGCTAG
- a CDS encoding DUF817 domain-containing protein translates to MARSMELGSGKKIRVWSMVSAFKQLVRFGWQQALSCVFPVVIFASLAITQVIPLPFLPRYDWLLIICILMQWWMLRAGLETRDELKVITLFHLIGLALEIFKVHMGSWSYPEEGYSKIFGVPLYSGFMYASVASYLCQAWRRLNVELVDWPPFWAVVSLAAAIYLNFFTHHYWVDIRWWLSAAVIILFWKSWVRYEVGVKSYRMPIALSFVLIGFFIWVAENIATFFGAWEYPNQTEAWSLVHLGKVSSWLLLVIVSFLIVATLKRVKGRDSSKINGKIAIHK, encoded by the coding sequence ATGGCTAGGAGCATGGAGCTTGGCTCAGGGAAAAAAATAAGGGTATGGTCCATGGTTAGCGCATTCAAGCAACTTGTTCGATTTGGTTGGCAACAAGCATTATCCTGTGTGTTTCCTGTCGTCATATTTGCGTCTTTGGCCATAACTCAAGTGATTCCTCTCCCTTTCTTGCCCCGTTATGATTGGCTCCTGATTATCTGTATACTGATGCAGTGGTGGATGTTACGAGCTGGACTGGAAACCCGCGATGAATTAAAAGTCATCACCTTGTTCCACCTTATCGGGCTGGCACTTGAGATCTTCAAGGTGCACATGGGATCGTGGTCTTATCCAGAGGAAGGCTACTCCAAGATTTTTGGAGTGCCATTATATAGCGGATTTATGTATGCAAGCGTGGCAAGTTATCTTTGTCAGGCGTGGAGAAGGTTGAATGTGGAGCTTGTTGACTGGCCTCCTTTTTGGGCGGTGGTATCACTCGCAGCTGCCATTTATCTTAATTTTTTCACCCATCATTATTGGGTGGATATTCGATGGTGGCTATCTGCAGCAGTCATTATCCTGTTTTGGAAGTCTTGGGTACGTTATGAAGTTGGTGTGAAGAGTTACCGTATGCCTATCGCCCTTTCCTTTGTGCTCATCGGTTTTTTCATTTGGGTCGCGGAAAATATTGCAACATTTTTCGGTGCCTGGGAATATCCGAATCAAACAGAGGCATGGAGCCTTGTGCACCTAGGAAAGGTCAGCTCTTGGCTTTTGTTGGTGATTGTAAGCTTTCTAATTGTGGCGACTTTGAAGCGGGTAAAAGGGAGAGACTCAAGTAAGATAAATGGCAAGATAGCTATCCATAAATAA
- the sufB gene encoding Fe-S cluster assembly protein SufB, whose product MAKKMPEIGDYKYGFKDKDVSIFRSGRGLTKEIVEEISRMKEEPQWMLDFRLKSLEHFYNLPMPQWGGDLNSLNFDEITYYVKPSEKSERSWDEVPEEIKQTFDKLGIPEAEQKYLAGVSAQYESEVVYHNMQEDLEDLGVVFKDTDTALKENEDIFREHWAKVIPPTDNKFSALNSAVWSGGSFIYVPKGVKVETPLQAYFRINSENMGQFERTLIIVDEGAHVHYVEGCTAPVYTTNSLHSAVVEIIIKKDAYCRYTTIQNWANNVYNLVTKRAVCEENATMEWIDGNIGSKLTMKYPAVILKGEGARGMTLSIALAGKGQHQDAGAKMIHLAPNTSSTIVSKSISKQGGKVTYRGIVHFGKKASGARSNIECDTLIMDNQSTSDTIPYNEVFNDNVSLEHEAKVSKVSEEQLFYLMSRGLSEEEATEMIVMGFIEPFTKELPMEYAVEMNRLIKFEMEGSIG is encoded by the coding sequence ATGGCGAAAAAAATGCCTGAAATCGGCGATTACAAGTATGGTTTTAAGGACAAAGACGTTTCCATTTTCCGTTCCGGCCGTGGTCTTACGAAAGAGATCGTAGAAGAAATCTCTCGTATGAAGGAAGAGCCTCAATGGATGCTGGATTTCCGTCTTAAATCATTAGAACATTTCTATAACTTGCCAATGCCACAATGGGGCGGCGATTTGAACAGCTTGAACTTTGATGAAATTACGTATTACGTAAAGCCATCCGAGAAGTCTGAGCGTTCTTGGGATGAAGTACCTGAAGAGATCAAGCAGACGTTTGACAAATTAGGTATCCCTGAAGCAGAACAAAAGTATCTTGCAGGTGTATCTGCTCAATATGAATCTGAGGTTGTATACCACAACATGCAAGAAGACTTAGAAGATCTTGGTGTAGTGTTTAAAGACACAGACACAGCGTTAAAAGAAAACGAAGACATCTTCCGTGAGCACTGGGCGAAAGTAATCCCGCCAACAGATAACAAGTTCTCTGCACTTAACTCTGCAGTATGGTCTGGTGGATCTTTCATCTACGTTCCTAAAGGTGTAAAAGTGGAAACTCCACTACAAGCATACTTCCGAATCAACTCTGAGAACATGGGGCAATTCGAACGTACGCTTATCATCGTTGACGAAGGCGCACACGTACACTATGTAGAAGGCTGTACAGCACCTGTTTATACAACGAACTCCCTGCACAGTGCGGTAGTAGAAATCATCATCAAGAAGGATGCTTACTGCCGTTACACGACGATTCAAAACTGGGCGAACAACGTATACAACCTAGTAACGAAGCGTGCAGTGTGTGAAGAAAATGCGACAATGGAATGGATTGATGGTAACATCGGTTCCAAGCTGACGATGAAATACCCAGCGGTCATCCTTAAAGGAGAAGGCGCTCGCGGTATGACTCTTTCCATCGCATTGGCTGGTAAAGGGCAACACCAGGATGCAGGTGCGAAAATGATTCACCTTGCACCAAATACGTCTTCCACCATCGTTTCTAAATCCATTTCCAAGCAAGGTGGTAAAGTAACATACCGTGGAATCGTACATTTTGGTAAAAAAGCTTCCGGCGCACGCTCCAACATTGAGTGTGACACACTAATCATGGATAACCAATCCACTTCTGATACAATCCCTTACAACGAGGTGTTCAACGACAACGTTTCTCTTGAACACGAAGCGAAGGTATCCAAAGTATCCGAAGAGCAACTGTTCTATCTAATGAGCCGCGGTCTTTCCGAAGAAGAAGCAACAGAAATGATCGTAATGGGCTTCATCGAGCCATTCACAAAAGAACTACCAATGGAATACGCAGTAGAAATGAACCGTCTAATCAAGTTCGAAATGGAAGGTTCTATTGGGTAA
- the sufU gene encoding Fe-S cluster assembly sulfur transfer protein SufU, protein MSFNNLDTLYRQVIMDHYKNPRNKGAIESDSITVDMNNPTCGDRIHLTLQVEDGKVADAKFDGEGCSISMASASMMTQAVKGLEVEKALELSQIFYDMMLGKEYDDETMDLGDIEALQGVAKFPARIKCATLAWKAMEKGVKSE, encoded by the coding sequence ATGTCTTTTAATAATTTAGATACTCTCTATCGTCAAGTGATTATGGATCATTATAAAAATCCGCGTAACAAAGGGGCAATTGAGTCTGACAGCATCACTGTCGACATGAATAACCCTACGTGCGGTGACCGCATCCATTTGACACTTCAAGTAGAAGATGGAAAAGTGGCGGATGCAAAGTTCGATGGCGAAGGATGTTCCATTTCCATGGCATCTGCATCCATGATGACCCAAGCGGTAAAAGGGTTAGAAGTGGAAAAAGCACTAGAGCTATCGCAAATCTTTTATGATATGATGTTAGGCAAAGAATATGACGACGAAACGATGGACTTAGGGGATATTGAAGCACTTCAAGGTGTGGCAAAATTCCCGGCACGTATCAAATGTGCCACTCTTGCATGGAAAGCCATGGAAAAGGGAGTCAAATCGGAATAA
- a CDS encoding cysteine desulfurase, producing the protein MNIQEIRQQFPILHQEVNGNPLVYLDSAATSQKPLAVIEALEKYYKGYNSNVHRGVHTLGTRATDGYEGARDKVKNFINAAHREEIVFTRGTTTALNLVAGSYARANLKEGDEIVITYMEHHSNIIPWQQAAKATGAILKYIPLTDDGSLSLADVENTITENTKIVSIMQVSNVLGTINPIKEIAEIAHKNGAIMVVDGAQSTPHMKVDVQDLDCDFFALSGHKMGAPTGIGALYGKKHLLGNMEPIEFGGEMIDFVGLQESTWKELPWKFEGGTPIIAGAIGLGAAIDFLEKVGMDNILAHEHKLAEYAMNRMSEIEGITIFGPQKRAGLVTFNIEDVHPHDVATVLDAEGIAVRAGHHCAQPLMKYLNVSSTARASFYLYNTEEEIDKLVASLVKTKEYFSNVF; encoded by the coding sequence ATGAATATCCAGGAGATACGTCAGCAGTTTCCGATTTTGCATCAAGAGGTCAATGGAAATCCGCTTGTGTATCTGGATAGTGCTGCTACATCTCAAAAGCCGCTAGCGGTAATTGAGGCGTTGGAGAAGTACTATAAAGGGTATAACTCCAATGTACACCGTGGAGTTCATACTTTGGGTACGAGAGCGACAGACGGTTACGAAGGCGCACGTGATAAGGTGAAGAACTTTATCAATGCAGCCCACAGAGAAGAGATAGTCTTCACCCGTGGAACAACGACCGCTCTGAACCTTGTAGCTGGCAGCTATGCACGTGCCAACCTAAAGGAAGGCGACGAAATAGTTATCACCTACATGGAGCATCATAGTAATATCATTCCATGGCAACAAGCGGCAAAAGCCACTGGTGCTATCTTAAAATATATCCCTCTGACAGATGACGGCAGCCTGTCCTTGGCAGATGTGGAAAATACCATCACGGAAAACACGAAAATTGTTTCCATCATGCAGGTATCTAACGTATTAGGTACCATCAATCCGATTAAGGAGATCGCTGAAATTGCCCATAAAAATGGTGCAATCATGGTGGTCGACGGTGCCCAGAGTACACCGCATATGAAAGTGGATGTACAGGATTTAGACTGTGACTTTTTCGCACTGTCAGGTCATAAAATGGGTGCGCCAACGGGAATCGGTGCCCTTTACGGGAAAAAACATTTGCTTGGGAACATGGAACCAATTGAGTTCGGTGGGGAAATGATCGACTTTGTCGGACTGCAGGAATCCACTTGGAAGGAGCTGCCGTGGAAGTTTGAAGGTGGTACCCCAATCATTGCGGGTGCGATTGGACTTGGAGCAGCAATTGACTTCCTCGAGAAGGTGGGAATGGACAATATCCTTGCCCATGAACATAAGCTTGCAGAGTATGCGATGAACCGCATGTCCGAGATTGAAGGAATCACGATTTTCGGACCGCAAAAAAGAGCGGGACTTGTTACATTCAATATAGAAGACGTACATCCACATGATGTAGCTACAGTGCTGGATGCTGAGGGAATTGCTGTTCGTGCAGGACATCACTGTGCACAGCCATTGATGAAGTATCTAAACGTTTCTTCCACTGCACGTGCTAGTTTTTACCTGTACAATACAGAGGAAGAAATTGATAAGCTAGTAGCATCATTAGTGAAAACAAAGGAGTACTTTAGTAATGTCTTTTAA
- the sufD gene encoding Fe-S cluster assembly protein SufD produces MTLETKLPFDQDYLTNYSKESGEPQWLLNLRLQAYSLAEELPLPKPDKTKITNWNFTNFQKHTVETSITSVDQLPEEVKALVDGENIYVQVDNTPVVSTVKEELKAQGVIFTDIITAAKEYSDLVKKYFMQDGVKVDEHKLSALHAALLNGGAFLYVPKNVVIEEPIQAIYLQDKAEALFNHVLIVAEDNSAVTYVENYLSSNDGEGSIFNIVTEVIANGNSKVQYGAVDNLGKGVTTYVNRRGVVGRDATLEWALGLMNDGDTISENVTNLMGDGSVGDTKTVVVGRGEQKQNFTTKVVHFGKNSDGQILKHGVMKDSASSVFNGIGKIEHGASKSNAEQESRVLMLSEKARGDANPILLIDEDDVTAGHAASAGRIDPLQLYYLMSRGISKKEAERLVIHGFLAPVVNQLPIEKVKNQLIDVIERKVK; encoded by the coding sequence ATGACGTTAGAGACGAAATTACCGTTTGATCAAGACTACCTCACTAACTACTCCAAAGAGTCAGGGGAGCCTCAGTGGCTGTTAAATCTTCGCTTACAAGCTTATTCCTTGGCAGAAGAGCTGCCATTACCTAAGCCAGATAAGACGAAGATTACAAATTGGAATTTTACAAACTTCCAGAAGCACACTGTAGAAACTTCCATTACTTCTGTGGACCAATTACCTGAAGAGGTAAAGGCGTTAGTAGATGGAGAAAATATATATGTCCAAGTGGATAACACACCAGTTGTATCCACTGTAAAAGAAGAATTAAAAGCACAAGGCGTCATCTTCACAGATATCATCACTGCTGCAAAAGAGTACAGTGACCTTGTGAAAAAATACTTCATGCAAGACGGTGTAAAAGTAGATGAGCATAAGCTATCCGCTTTACACGCTGCATTACTTAACGGCGGAGCATTCCTTTATGTTCCGAAGAACGTTGTCATTGAAGAACCGATCCAAGCGATCTACCTTCAAGACAAAGCAGAAGCTTTGTTCAACCACGTATTGATTGTGGCAGAAGACAATAGTGCGGTCACTTACGTAGAGAACTATCTGTCCAGCAATGATGGCGAAGGATCCATCTTCAACATCGTGACAGAGGTTATCGCTAATGGCAACTCTAAAGTACAATACGGTGCTGTAGACAACCTTGGAAAAGGTGTAACAACTTATGTTAACCGCCGCGGAGTAGTTGGACGTGACGCGACACTTGAGTGGGCACTTGGCCTTATGAATGATGGCGACACGATTTCTGAAAATGTAACAAACCTTATGGGCGATGGCTCTGTTGGAGATACAAAAACAGTAGTAGTCGGACGTGGAGAGCAAAAGCAAAACTTTACAACGAAGGTTGTACATTTTGGTAAAAACTCTGACGGTCAAATCCTTAAGCACGGTGTAATGAAAGACAGCGCAAGCTCTGTATTCAATGGTATTGGTAAAATTGAGCACGGTGCGTCCAAGTCTAATGCCGAGCAGGAATCTCGCGTGTTAATGCTTAGTGAAAAAGCTCGTGGGGACGCTAACCCGATTCTTCTAATCGATGAAGATGATGTAACGGCAGGTCACGCAGCATCAGCGGGACGCATTGATCCACTTCAGCTTTACTACCTGATGAGCCGCGGAATTTCCAAGAAAGAAGCAGAGCGTTTAGTAATCCACGGATTCTTGGCACCTGTAGTAAATCAATTGCCAATTGAAAAGGTTAAGAACCAATTGATTGATGTAATTGAAAGGAAAGTGAAGTAA
- the sufC gene encoding Fe-S cluster assembly ATPase SufC, with translation MGSTLTIKDLHVSINDKEILKGVNLEVKGGEIHAIMGPNGTGKSTLSSAIMGHPKYEVTSGSITFDGEDVLEMEVDERAQVGLFLAMQYPSEISGVTNADFLRSAINARREEGDEISLMKFIRKMDKNMDFLEMDQAMAQRYLNEGFSGGEKKRNEILQLMMIEPKIAILDEIDSGLDIDALKVVSKGINEMRGDDFGCLIITHYQRLLNYITPDHVHVMMQGRIVKSGGKELAQRLEAEGYDWIKQELGIEDETVGQEA, from the coding sequence ATGGGTTCAACGTTAACAATTAAAGATTTGCATGTATCCATTAATGATAAAGAGATTTTAAAGGGTGTAAATCTTGAAGTAAAAGGCGGAGAGATTCACGCAATCATGGGTCCTAACGGAACAGGAAAGTCAACGCTTTCTTCTGCAATCATGGGACACCCAAAATATGAAGTAACAAGCGGAAGCATCACATTTGATGGGGAAGATGTTCTTGAAATGGAAGTGGATGAGCGCGCACAAGTTGGCTTATTCCTTGCAATGCAATACCCAAGTGAAATCAGTGGTGTTACAAACGCGGACTTCTTGCGTTCTGCTATCAATGCTCGCCGTGAAGAGGGCGATGAGATTTCACTTATGAAATTCATCCGTAAAATGGATAAAAACATGGACTTCTTGGAAATGGATCAAGCAATGGCACAGCGTTATCTAAACGAAGGTTTTTCCGGTGGGGAAAAGAAGCGTAACGAGATCCTTCAATTGATGATGATCGAGCCCAAGATCGCTATCCTTGATGAGATTGACTCTGGTCTTGATATTGATGCATTGAAAGTTGTTTCTAAAGGAATCAACGAAATGCGCGGAGACGACTTCGGTTGCCTTATCATCACTCACTACCAACGTTTATTGAACTACATCACTCCTGACCACGTTCACGTAATGATGCAAGGCCGTATCGTGAAGTCCGGTGGTAAGGAATTAGCGCAACGTCTAGAAGCAGAAGGTTACGATTGGATTAAGCAAGAATTAGGTATCGAAGACGAAACAGTCGGTCAAGAAGCGTAA
- a CDS encoding carboxymuconolactone decarboxylase family protein, protein MEQHDEPKNYAEAALHDYKAGLGVFSEKMPELAHHYNEFTEACFKEGVLDKKQKQLIALGVSVYSQDEYCIVYHTKGCLDQGATEQEILEVCGVTAAFGGGAAMSQSVTLVQSCISDFNELKH, encoded by the coding sequence ATGGAACAACATGATGAGCCGAAAAACTATGCAGAAGCAGCACTTCATGATTATAAAGCAGGTCTTGGTGTCTTTAGCGAAAAGATGCCTGAGCTTGCACATCATTACAACGAGTTCACGGAAGCTTGTTTTAAAGAGGGCGTACTCGATAAAAAGCAGAAACAATTGATAGCTCTTGGTGTTAGTGTGTATTCCCAAGATGAGTATTGTATTGTGTATCACACAAAAGGTTGTTTGGACCAAGGTGCCACAGAGCAAGAAATCTTGGAAGTATGTGGTGTGACAGCAGCATTTGGTGGTGGCGCGGCAATGAGCCAATCCGTAACCTTGGTGCAGTCTTGTATCAGCGATTTTAATGAATTGAAGCATTGA
- a CDS encoding MetQ/NlpA family ABC transporter substrate-binding protein — MKKLLSYAVVSLLVLVLAACGTSNEGGESGTGSNIEEGKLVIGASNVPHSEVLEEAKALLEEKGIELEIKTFTDYILPNQTLRDGDIDANYFQHEPYLKSQIAENNYDFVSAGGVHIEPIGVYSQKYDSLEELPEGAQILMSNSVADHGRILAMLEEKGLITLKEGVETTSATIDDIEDNPKDLQFNTQFDAAFLPQAYLNGDGDAVLINGNYALGAEIDPEEEAIALESGENNPYVNLIVVREEDKDNEQIKALVEVLQSDEIKAFIEEKYKGSVLPAKAADEE; from the coding sequence ATGAAAAAGTTATTAAGTTATGCAGTGGTTTCATTATTAGTACTGGTTTTGGCTGCTTGTGGTACAAGCAATGAAGGTGGAGAAAGTGGTACAGGTTCAAACATTGAGGAAGGTAAACTCGTTATTGGGGCTTCCAATGTGCCACATTCAGAGGTTCTGGAAGAAGCAAAGGCTTTGCTTGAAGAAAAAGGAATCGAATTAGAGATTAAGACATTTACAGACTATATTCTTCCAAACCAAACACTTCGTGATGGAGATATTGATGCAAACTATTTTCAACATGAGCCATATTTAAAATCTCAAATTGCAGAAAATAATTACGACTTTGTAAGTGCTGGCGGTGTGCACATTGAACCTATCGGTGTATATTCTCAAAAATATGATAGCCTTGAGGAACTTCCTGAAGGTGCACAAATTTTAATGAGTAATTCAGTTGCAGATCATGGTCGTATTTTGGCGATGCTAGAGGAAAAAGGTTTGATCACTCTAAAAGAGGGTGTAGAAACTACATCCGCTACAATTGATGATATTGAAGACAATCCGAAAGACCTGCAATTCAACACACAATTTGACGCAGCTTTTCTACCTCAAGCATACTTGAATGGTGATGGAGATGCAGTATTGATTAATGGGAACTATGCCTTGGGTGCAGAAATTGATCCAGAAGAAGAAGCAATTGCATTAGAATCTGGTGAAAACAACCCGTACGTAAACCTAATTGTTGTACGTGAGGAAGACAAAGACAACGAGCAAATCAAAGCATTGGTGGAAGTGCTCCAGTCTGATGAAATCAAAGCGTTCATCGAAGAAAAATATAAAGGCTCCGTACTACCAGCAAAAGCTGCTGATGAGGAGTAA
- a CDS encoding methionine ABC transporter permease — protein MERVNWDKMWDATLETLYMSSISVVATFILGIVLGLLLFLTSKGNIWESRIINGIVAAFVNIFRSIPFVILIFLLIPFTRFIMDTIIGANAALPALIIGAAPFYARMVEIALREIDKGVIEAARSMGAKTTEIIWKVLIPESMPALVSGITVTAIAIVSYTAMAGIIGAGGLGNLAFLDGFQRNNWEVTLVCTVIILIIVFIIQFIGDLVTNKLDKR, from the coding sequence ATGGAACGCGTTAATTGGGACAAAATGTGGGATGCTACCTTAGAAACCCTTTATATGAGTAGTATATCTGTTGTTGCCACTTTCATCTTAGGGATCGTCTTAGGACTGTTATTGTTTTTAACATCGAAGGGCAATATTTGGGAAAGTCGTATCATTAATGGAATTGTAGCGGCGTTTGTGAATATCTTCCGTTCCATCCCATTTGTCATTTTAATATTTTTACTTATTCCTTTCACAAGGTTCATCATGGATACCATCATCGGTGCCAACGCTGCCCTGCCTGCTTTGATTATAGGGGCTGCACCATTCTACGCCCGTATGGTTGAAATTGCGCTACGTGAAATTGATAAAGGTGTCATTGAAGCAGCACGTTCCATGGGAGCTAAAACAACAGAAATCATCTGGAAAGTATTGATTCCGGAATCGATGCCAGCATTGGTTTCCGGTATAACCGTAACTGCCATTGCAATCGTAAGTTACACGGCGATGGCGGGAATCATCGGTGCAGGTGGGTTGGGTAACCTGGCATTCTTAGATGGGTTCCAGCGTAACAACTGGGAAGTAACACTTGTATGTACTGTCATCATTTTAATCATTGTGTTTATCATCCAATTTATTGGAGATTTGGTTACAAATAAACTAGACAAACGATAA